Proteins encoded within one genomic window of Rhinoderma darwinii isolate aRhiDar2 chromosome 5, aRhiDar2.hap1, whole genome shotgun sequence:
- the TMEM71 gene encoding transmembrane protein 71: protein MNSDFFKMAAQPPMMSTPIKGKYSSFFQDIALLPYRLFGHFSRDNSNTQNMGSPKNGSPIPSAVNMSPCRHSLRLISNGYYVCDEDSFCWDDLGNISFSPTQCTVSYKENMVRIFRKRRRTLAQRRLDLTIHGNLEDRQHYEEIKYIEPLMVEQIYHSSSENLDLCDSGNTSNIYPPTLLEIVESDTDYASSGYSQYMNNGNAAQCHPEKWPTISCHAGNSTKMLQPEYNDDKSSHPVPPGIPQNVNNESANLMSPLRRLPRLEEKDNGDRPISRYSCGGYVFVDNDTDTCRFSDNISSWGPTERRLLNKHSSDSIATTLMPSIESVSMDVDDTRQRRITHLTLVFIPFLLLCLIFWWFRLPDYDAIL, encoded by the exons ATGAACTCAGACTTTTTCAAGATGGCGGCTCAACCTCCCATGATGTCAACGCCAATAAAGGGAAAAT ATTCATCGTTCTTCCAGGACATAGCGCTTCTGCCTTACAGACTTTTTGGACATTTCTCACG AGATAATTCTAATACACAGAATATGGGATCTCCAAAGAACGGCTCCCCAATTCCATCCGCTGTCAATATGAGTCCCTGTCGTCATAGCCTGCGCCTGATCTCCAATGGTTACTACGTATGTGACGAAGACAGTTTCTGCTGGGATGATCTGGGGAACATATCTTTCAGCCCTACACAATGTACAGTGTCTTACAAAGAGAACATGGTAAG AATTTTTAGGAAAAGACGTAGAACCCTGGCACAAAGACGTCTCGATCTTACGATTCATGGAAACCTTGAAGACAGGCAACATTATGAAGAAATAAAATACATTGAACCTCTTATGGTCGAGCAAATCTACCACTCCAGCTCCG AAAATCTAGATCTTTGTGATtcaggaaacaccagcaatatatATCCTCCAACCCTCCTTGAGATAGTGGAGTCAGATACTGACTATGCCTCATCTGGATATTCCCAATACATGAATAATG GAAACGCGGCTCAGTGTCATCCAGAAAAATGGCCAACGATTTCGTGCCATGCCGGCAATTCTACTAAGATGCTACAACCCGAGTACAATGATGACAAGTCATCTCATCCTGTGCCCCCTGGAATCCCCCAAAATGTGAATAACG AAAGTGCGAATCTAATGTCGCCTTTAAGACGTTTACCCCGCTTGGAAGAAAAAGACAACGGTGACCGACCGATCAGCCGCTATTCTTGTGGTGGATACGTGTTTGTTGACAATG ACACGGACACTTGTCGATTTTCAGACAATATTAGCAGCTGGGGACCAACAGAGAGGCGGCTCCTAAATAAACATTCTTCAGATTCCATAGCTACAACTCTAATGCCGTCTATAGAAAGTGTCTCTATGGATGTGG